One part of the Aurantibacillus circumpalustris genome encodes these proteins:
- a CDS encoding tetratricopeptide repeat protein gives MRLLILHIFIFFALIIRAQTPFENFRERLQEEDFKTAQSIIDSCSYSNYHMDSVLYYKGLLTLKKGNIRGARTICNNLKKMYPDFFEQHYLSALIYFVNQNYGNCINEFTIVLQKDSMHLKALYNRSLAYGMLDDYTRAIEGLSKCVLYYPNYAMGYYSRAYWYEYSVNYTEAKKDYEKSIALNPKNYDAYMGLAYIYQNEKNSDKACDIINNAITAGSQIAEELKENFCR, from the coding sequence ATGAGATTGCTAATTCTACACATATTTATCTTTTTTGCTCTTATAATAAGAGCGCAGACTCCCTTTGAAAACTTTAGAGAAAGGTTGCAGGAAGAAGATTTTAAAACAGCTCAATCCATTATAGATTCTTGTTCGTATTCCAATTATCATATGGACAGTGTTTTGTACTATAAAGGATTACTCACCTTAAAGAAAGGGAACATTCGAGGCGCACGAACAATTTGTAATAACTTAAAAAAAATGTATCCAGATTTTTTTGAGCAGCACTACCTCAGCGCACTTATTTATTTTGTAAATCAAAACTATGGAAACTGCATAAATGAATTTACCATTGTGTTGCAAAAAGACTCTATGCATTTAAAAGCTTTATACAATAGATCTTTAGCTTACGGAATGCTTGATGATTACACCAGAGCCATTGAAGGTTTGAGTAAATGTGTTTTGTATTATCCTAATTACGCCATGGGTTATTACTCCCGCGCTTATTGGTATGAGTACAGTGTTAACTACACAGAAGCAAAAAAAGATTACGAAAAAAGTATTGCATTAAATCCTAAAAATTATGATGCTTACATGGGCTTAGCCTATATTTATCAGAACGAAAAAAACAGTGATAAGGCCTGTGATATTATTAACAATGCTATAACAGCTGGTTCACAAATTGCAGAAGAGTTGAAAGAAAATTTTTGCCGATAG
- the dut gene encoding dUTP diphosphatase: MSVLTIKAINRSLHALPEYATEHSAGLDLKANLTEPITLKPLERQLISTGISLELPVGFEAQIRPRSGLAYKHGITVLNSPGTIDADYRGEVKVLLVNLSNTDFVINDGERIAQMVVAKHERIEWYVVSALKDSKRGVGGFGSTGEK; the protein is encoded by the coding sequence ATGTCAGTTCTAACAATTAAAGCCATAAACCGTTCATTGCATGCCCTACCTGAATATGCAACAGAACACTCAGCAGGATTAGATTTAAAAGCAAATTTAACGGAGCCCATTACTCTAAAGCCTTTAGAACGGCAATTGATCTCAACTGGAATCTCTCTGGAATTACCCGTTGGCTTCGAAGCACAAATTCGTCCAAGAAGCGGACTTGCCTATAAACACGGCATTACAGTCTTAAACTCTCCAGGCACTATTGATGCAGATTATAGAGGTGAAGTGAAAGTACTTCTGGTAAATTTATCCAATACAGATTTTGTCATTAACGATGGTGAGCGCATTGCGCAAATGGTTGTTGCAAAACACGAACGCATTGAATGGTACGTTGTTTCTGCTTTGAAGGATTCAAAAAGAGGTGTTGGAGGTTTTGGAAGTACTGGCGAGAAGTAA
- the pgeF gene encoding peptidoglycan editing factor PgeF, whose protein sequence is MWLNAPNITCTHGFSTRLGGVSSIPFDSLNLGGSQDDSEKIKENRKIALEKINLSSTQLFTLKQVHGNDVCFPQSQPQEGDALVTDKKNTTLAISIADCYPVLFYDEVNHIIGAAHAGWRGTQAKIVETTLKAMIQLGAKTENIQVAIGQGISQDKFEVGAEVIEKFREAGFPEKCWSGNKIDLIACNLFTLFQNNIPKKNVWTMNRCTFENDFFSYRQDKGVTGRMWAVISMT, encoded by the coding sequence ATGTGGTTAAACGCTCCCAACATAACATGTACTCATGGGTTTTCAACCCGATTGGGAGGCGTGTCTTCTATACCATTTGATTCACTAAACCTTGGCGGCTCACAAGATGATTCTGAAAAAATAAAAGAAAATAGAAAAATTGCTCTTGAAAAAATAAATTTATCTTCTACACAACTTTTTACTCTCAAACAAGTTCACGGCAACGATGTGTGTTTTCCGCAATCGCAGCCGCAAGAAGGTGATGCCTTGGTGACGGATAAAAAAAATACAACTCTTGCAATAAGTATTGCCGATTGCTATCCTGTTTTATTTTACGATGAAGTAAATCACATCATTGGCGCTGCACATGCTGGTTGGCGTGGAACACAAGCTAAGATTGTTGAAACAACTTTAAAGGCCATGATTCAACTTGGGGCCAAAACCGAAAACATTCAAGTCGCAATTGGTCAGGGAATTTCTCAGGATAAATTTGAAGTGGGTGCCGAAGTAATTGAAAAATTTCGAGAAGCGGGTTTTCCAGAAAAGTGTTGGAGTGGAAATAAAATTGATTTAATTGCCTGTAATTTATTTACTTTGTTTCAGAATAATATCCCGAAAAAAAATGTGTGGACAATGAATCGTTGCACGTTTGAAAATGACTTTTTTAGTTACCGCCAAGACAAGGGAGTTACAGGGAGAATGTGGGCAGTAATATCAATGACATAA
- a CDS encoding PorP/SprF family type IX secretion system membrane protein, producing the protein MKKSLIYLFVLLCLGNKAQQTIMFTQYTFNKAGMNPAASGTDITKEIYYCVGLNRQWVGIDNSPNQSFLNVSYTIRPPRSYKRWQNVGVYFDNDNSGLIGSQGIYANYTIHYLIRKKLIASFGVFAGVRRYSRSTAGFDINDPAVAKTKTSLFLYPDIIPGVRLTDKKYFVGLSVRQISIYKLQDFKGRKIGSPSKLKPSVYMEYGRLMTLNDNLLMMPSLALNTPILGLPLIDLNVMFYYANRVGLGAGIRNTSFLSGIFQIRFLENMTAGLAYSYPINAARYAAQNSFEIMIGVVPMGMDAKLTGRHSIAKCPVLSY; encoded by the coding sequence GTGAAAAAAAGTTTAATATATTTATTTGTTTTGCTTTGTTTAGGAAACAAAGCACAGCAAACAATTATGTTTACTCAGTACACATTTAATAAAGCTGGCATGAATCCGGCGGCTTCGGGTACAGATATTACAAAAGAAATTTATTATTGCGTAGGACTAAACCGTCAATGGGTTGGAATTGATAACAGCCCTAACCAAAGTTTTTTAAATGTTTCTTATACCATTCGTCCGCCACGCAGTTACAAGCGCTGGCAAAATGTTGGTGTTTATTTCGATAACGATAACAGTGGTCTAATAGGAAGTCAGGGGATTTACGCGAACTACACAATTCACTACCTCATTAGAAAAAAATTAATTGCTTCTTTCGGTGTCTTTGCAGGAGTTAGGCGTTATTCACGTTCCACTGCTGGTTTTGATATCAACGATCCAGCTGTAGCCAAAACGAAGACCTCTCTCTTTCTTTACCCAGACATTATTCCCGGTGTACGCTTAACAGATAAAAAATATTTTGTTGGATTATCTGTGCGACAAATTTCTATTTATAAATTACAAGACTTTAAAGGTCGTAAAATAGGAAGTCCTTCCAAGCTAAAACCTTCTGTTTATATGGAGTATGGGCGACTCATGACTTTAAATGATAACCTTTTAATGATGCCTTCTTTGGCTTTAAATACACCAATTCTTGGTTTACCACTGATTGATTTGAATGTTATGTTTTATTATGCTAACAGAGTCGGGCTTGGTGCTGGAATTAGAAACACCAGTTTTTTGAGCGGCATTTTTCAAATACGTTTTCTCGAAAATATGACAGCGGGATTAGCTTATTCTTATCCCATCAACGCCGCGCGTTATGCTGCCCAAAACAGTTTCGAAATTATGATTGGTGTCGTACCCATGGGTATGGATGCAAAATTAACAGGAAGACATTCCATAGCAAAATGCCCGGTGCTTAGTTATTAA
- the pyk gene encoding pyruvate kinase: protein MEKKFNRTKIVATMGPATADINVLEEMYNQGLDICRINFSHGDYDAVLNNVKNIRELNKKLNRHVGILADLQGPKLRIGVVKNNSAELVTGEMIDITTKECEGDEKIIYITYPQFPQDVQVGEIVLIDDGKLHLEVIETNGKDLVRCRIKVGGHLSSKKGVNLPNTKISLPCLTVKDLRDLDFALEQDFDWIGLSFVRSVTDIVELKDIIHSKGKRARVIAKIEKPEAIKEIDNIIDLTDGIMVARGDLGVELPMERVPLLQKMIVNKCIQIGKPVIIATQMMESMITSYTPTRAEVNDVANAVMDGADAVMLSAETSVGKFPVKVIEMMRRIITEVEELDTIYYKEHTPHIKTITFITDSICYNACSLAHHAGAQALISMTNSGYTAFKLSSHRPKAPIFIFTDNRSLLTTLSLVWGVRGYYYDKYESTDQTIDDLKNIIKKAGLVKNDDLVINIASMPMKEKGRTNMMKLSYIN from the coding sequence ATGGAAAAGAAATTTAACAGAACCAAGATCGTTGCAACAATGGGTCCGGCTACTGCCGACATTAATGTTCTTGAAGAAATGTATAATCAAGGATTGGATATTTGCAGGATCAATTTTTCACATGGTGACTATGATGCAGTTTTAAATAATGTAAAAAATATTCGCGAATTAAATAAAAAATTAAACCGGCACGTAGGTATACTTGCGGACTTACAGGGTCCGAAACTTAGAATTGGGGTTGTGAAAAACAACAGCGCTGAACTTGTAACGGGTGAAATGATTGACATTACAACAAAGGAATGTGAAGGCGATGAAAAAATAATTTACATTACTTATCCACAGTTCCCGCAGGACGTGCAGGTTGGAGAAATTGTTTTAATTGATGACGGAAAATTACACTTAGAAGTTATTGAAACCAATGGAAAAGATCTTGTGCGCTGTCGTATTAAAGTGGGTGGACACCTTTCCTCAAAAAAAGGCGTTAATCTTCCAAATACTAAAATTTCGCTTCCATGTTTAACAGTAAAAGATTTACGCGATCTTGATTTTGCATTGGAACAAGATTTTGATTGGATAGGTTTATCATTTGTGAGAAGCGTAACAGACATTGTTGAACTAAAAGACATTATTCATAGTAAAGGCAAACGCGCGCGTGTAATTGCTAAGATTGAAAAACCAGAAGCTATTAAAGAAATTGATAACATCATTGATCTGACAGACGGAATCATGGTTGCTCGTGGAGATCTAGGCGTAGAGCTTCCAATGGAACGTGTTCCTTTATTACAGAAAATGATCGTGAATAAATGCATTCAGATTGGTAAACCTGTAATTATTGCGACACAAATGATGGAAAGCATGATTACGAGTTATACGCCAACAAGAGCAGAGGTGAACGACGTGGCGAATGCCGTGATGGATGGTGCCGATGCAGTAATGTTAAGTGCAGAAACATCGGTCGGTAAATTTCCGGTAAAGGTGATTGAAATGATGCGAAGAATTATTACAGAGGTGGAAGAACTAGATACCATTTATTACAAGGAACATACTCCACATATAAAAACGATTACTTTTATCACAGATAGCATTTGTTATAATGCCTGCTCACTTGCCCACCACGCAGGTGCACAAGCTCTCATTAGCATGACAAATAGTGGTTACACCGCTTTTAAATTATCGAGTCACCGCCCTAAGGCGCCAATATTTATTTTTACAGATAATCGTTCTTTGCTCACAACGCTAAGTCTAGTGTGGGGCGTGAGGGGTTACTATTACGATAAATACGAGAGTACCGATCAAACCATTGATGATTTAAAAAACATTATTAAAAAGGCAGGTTTGGTAAAAAATGATGACCTTGTTATTAATATTGCAAGTATGCCAATGAAAGAAAAAGGCAGAACCAATATGATGAAGCTTAGTTACATTAATTAA
- a CDS encoding T9SS type A sorting domain-containing protein gives MKKILPSIFFLILFFQLKSQVVFCPVGAEWSYEFSGIIFSPSVYNNKIKCTGSYFDGNDTIKTLVHDKFYLFCNESSSITTLIKQRGDTVYFSNARTQNTWQILYNFASQTSQGWQTTILQHSQFPATFYYVVDSVKTVQINGFNLRRLYINNGASVITERFGSSGFLFNFPNSDLGLCDGDYFHEFLCYTDLSFGTKQFSAKPCDFSNTVGFIESNETKPIIQIFPNPSTNKINVQIENLTNTGEYEFQFVDLLGQKNLIHKTEPNENNSFEIDISSFKTGIYFLQVFQNNELITNQKVIKE, from the coding sequence ATGAAAAAAATTCTACCCTCAATCTTTTTTCTTATTTTATTCTTTCAATTAAAATCACAAGTTGTATTTTGCCCTGTTGGGGCTGAATGGAGTTATGAATTTTCGGGGATTATCTTTTCCCCAAGCGTTTATAACAATAAAATTAAATGCACGGGATCTTACTTTGATGGCAATGACACTATAAAGACTTTAGTGCATGACAAGTTTTATTTGTTTTGCAATGAATCTTCAAGTATCACAACTTTAATAAAACAAAGGGGAGACACGGTTTATTTTTCAAACGCTAGAACACAAAACACTTGGCAAATTCTATACAACTTTGCCAGTCAAACAAGCCAAGGGTGGCAAACTACCATTCTTCAGCACTCTCAATTTCCAGCTACCTTTTATTATGTTGTAGATTCGGTTAAAACGGTGCAAATAAATGGATTTAACCTAAGGAGGCTGTACATCAACAACGGCGCCTCTGTGATCACAGAGCGTTTTGGAAGTTCAGGTTTTCTTTTTAATTTTCCGAATTCCGATTTGGGGCTGTGTGATGGTGATTATTTCCATGAATTCTTATGTTATACAGATCTCTCTTTTGGCACTAAACAATTTTCGGCGAAACCTTGTGATTTTTCTAACACTGTAGGCTTTATTGAGTCTAATGAGACAAAACCAATCATTCAAATATTTCCAAATCCGAGCACCAACAAAATAAATGTTCAAATAGAAAATCTTACCAATACCGGCGAATATGAATTTCAGTTCGTAGATCTTTTAGGACAAAAAAATCTCATTCATAAAACAGAACCTAACGAAAACAATTCTTTCGAAATAGACATTTCTTCTTTCAAAACAGGAATTTACTTCTTGCAAGTATTTCAGAATAACGAACTAATTACAAACCAAAAAGTAATTAAAGAATAA
- a CDS encoding transketolase family protein, which translates to MKKYTYTEKKDTRSGFGAGLSELGKTNTDVVALCADLTGSLKMDAFQKDHPERFFQIGIAEANMMGIAAGLTIGGKIPFTGTFANFSTGRVYDQIRQSIAYSDKNVKICASHAGLTLGEDGATHQILEDIGLMKMLPNMVVINPCDYNQTKAATIAIAKYHGPVYLRFGRPTVPNFTPADQNFEIGKAVMLNEGTDVTIIATGHLVWKAIEAGEKLAEKGISAEIINIHTIKPLDDAAILKSLKKTKCVVTAEEHQMNGGLGDSVAQLLSRNLPSPQEFVAVNDSFGESGTPDQLMTKYGLDTINIIEAVERVIKRK; encoded by the coding sequence ATGAAAAAATATACTTACACAGAAAAAAAGGATACGCGCTCAGGTTTTGGTGCCGGTTTATCAGAACTTGGAAAAACCAACACAGACGTAGTTGCGCTCTGCGCTGACCTTACGGGCTCTCTTAAAATGGATGCGTTTCAAAAAGATCATCCAGAACGTTTTTTTCAAATAGGTATTGCAGAAGCCAATATGATGGGCATTGCAGCGGGATTAACCATTGGAGGAAAAATTCCATTTACGGGAACGTTTGCAAACTTTAGTACCGGGCGTGTGTATGATCAAATTCGTCAGAGTATTGCGTATTCAGATAAAAATGTAAAAATCTGTGCGTCACATGCTGGTCTTACTTTAGGAGAAGACGGAGCAACGCATCAAATTTTGGAAGACATCGGTTTAATGAAAATGCTTCCAAACATGGTTGTTATTAATCCTTGTGATTACAACCAAACTAAAGCAGCAACCATTGCTATTGCAAAATATCACGGTCCGGTTTATTTGCGTTTCGGACGTCCGACTGTTCCTAATTTTACGCCAGCAGATCAAAATTTTGAAATTGGTAAAGCAGTGATGTTGAATGAAGGAACAGATGTAACAATTATTGCAACGGGTCATTTGGTTTGGAAAGCCATTGAAGCAGGCGAAAAGCTAGCAGAAAAAGGTATCAGTGCTGAGATTATTAATATCCACACGATTAAACCATTGGATGACGCAGCTATTTTAAAATCGCTTAAAAAAACAAAATGTGTTGTCACTGCCGAAGAACACCAAATGAATGGCGGACTTGGTGACAGTGTTGCACAACTATTATCACGTAACTTACCTTCTCCACAAGAATTTGTTGCGGTGAATGATTCTTTTGGTGAAAGTGGAACACCCGATCAATTAATGACAAAATACGGTCTTGATACCATCAATATTATTGAAGCTGTTGAGCGCGTTATTAAAAGAAAATAA